A region from the Dinoroseobacter shibae DFL 12 = DSM 16493 genome encodes:
- a CDS encoding nucleotidyltransferase family protein, which translates to MADIALLLAAGASSRMRGRDKLMELVDGTPLVARQAALAASVVPHVLVALPPAPHPRHAALDGLDVTRLSLPDSAEGMGGTLRGAVARLPADCTGLLLLLGDLPEITAEDLRAVLAARRTHPQARIWRGATEDGAPGHPILFAPDTFPDFARLSGDAGGQSVIARHRDHLHLVPLPGTRARRDLDTPEDWAAWRDMRSQTP; encoded by the coding sequence ATGGCCGATATCGCCCTCCTCCTCGCCGCCGGCGCCTCGTCGCGCATGCGCGGCCGCGACAAGCTGATGGAGCTTGTGGACGGCACCCCCCTCGTCGCCCGCCAGGCCGCCCTCGCGGCCTCCGTGGTCCCGCATGTCCTCGTCGCCCTGCCGCCCGCGCCGCACCCGCGCCACGCCGCGCTGGATGGGCTCGACGTCACCCGCCTGAGCCTGCCCGACAGCGCCGAGGGCATGGGCGGCACCCTGCGCGGTGCTGTCGCCCGCCTGCCCGCCGATTGCACGGGCCTGCTGCTGCTGCTTGGAGACTTGCCGGAAATCACCGCCGAGGACCTGCGCGCCGTCCTCGCCGCGCGCCGCACCCACCCGCAGGCCCGCATCTGGCGCGGGGCCACCGAGGACGGCGCTCCGGGCCACCCGATCCTCTTTGCCCCCGACACCTTCCCCGATTTCGCGCGGCTTTCCGGCGATGCGGGCGGCCAGTCCGTGATCGCCAGGCACCGCGACCACCTGCACCTCGTGCCCCTGCCCGGCACCCGCGCCCGCCGCGACCTCGACACGCCGGAAGACTGGGCGGCCTGGCGGGACATGCGCTCCCAAACGCCCTGA
- a CDS encoding TRAP transporter substrate-binding protein — translation MNTLLKTALTGAVALSLSAGLAAAQDVTLRCQHFLSPQGSIPKFFITPWAEKIEAESEGRIKVEIYPAMQLGGKPPALYDQIRDGVIDCGWALPAYTPGRFPESEVFELPFMTTMSAENSSRAAWEFTEKYLMERMGDIHLMAVHVHGPGVIHKKGAPIMSTADFDGLKLRGPSRQANKLLETLGATPVGMPVPAFPESLSKGIVDGGVIPWEIVPPLKVHELADSHTQIGGDRALYNTFFLWGMNKATYEGLPEDLRAIIDANSGLEASAWAGRAMDQGDGLGEEVVAGTDNKIHTLDDATVAELRKIGDDLTAAWIAEMEDKGLPGAAMVDDARMLITKHEDGSS, via the coding sequence ATGAACACATTGCTCAAAACTGCCCTGACCGGGGCAGTGGCCCTGTCACTGTCCGCTGGTCTCGCCGCCGCGCAGGATGTCACGCTGCGCTGTCAGCATTTCCTCAGCCCGCAGGGGTCGATCCCGAAGTTCTTCATCACGCCCTGGGCGGAGAAGATCGAGGCGGAGTCCGAAGGCCGCATCAAGGTGGAGATCTATCCGGCGATGCAGTTGGGCGGCAAGCCGCCCGCGCTTTATGACCAGATCCGCGACGGGGTGATCGATTGCGGCTGGGCGCTGCCGGCCTATACGCCCGGGCGATTCCCCGAGAGCGAGGTGTTCGAGCTGCCCTTCATGACGACCATGTCGGCGGAAAACTCCTCCCGTGCGGCGTGGGAGTTTACCGAGAAGTACCTGATGGAGCGGATGGGCGACATCCACCTGATGGCGGTCCATGTCCACGGGCCCGGGGTGATCCACAAGAAGGGCGCGCCGATCATGAGCACCGCGGATTTCGACGGGCTCAAGCTGCGTGGTCCGTCGCGGCAGGCCAACAAGTTGCTGGAGACCCTGGGCGCGACGCCGGTGGGAATGCCGGTTCCGGCGTTTCCCGAGTCGCTGTCCAAGGGGATTGTCGATGGCGGGGTCATCCCGTGGGAGATCGTGCCGCCGCTGAAGGTGCATGAGCTGGCCGACAGCCACACCCAGATCGGCGGGGACCGGGCGCTTTACAACACCTTCTTCCTGTGGGGGATGAACAAGGCGACCTATGAGGGCTTGCCGGAGGATCTCAGGGCGATCATCGACGCCAATTCCGGACTGGAGGCCTCGGCCTGGGCCGGGCGCGCGATGGACCAGGGCGACGGGCTCGGCGAGGAGGTCGTGGCGGGCACGGACAACAAGATCCACACGCTGGACGATGCCACGGTGGCGGAGCTGCGCAAGATCGGCGACGATCTGACCGCGGCCTGGATCGCCGAAATGGAGGACAAGGGCCTGCCCGGTGCGGCCATGGTGGACGATGCCAGGATGCTGATCACCAAGCACGAGGATGGCAGCAGCTGA
- a CDS encoding ABC transporter ATP-binding protein yields MTETYDGPILEIENLSISFFTRLREIPAVMDFSCTVMPGEAMGLVGESGCGKSTVALGVMQDLGVNGRIVGGTIKFKGRDLNTMSPEELRRIRGKEIAMIYQEPMASLNPAMRIGKQLMEVPMIHEGVSEDVAYQRALDVVTDVRLPDPKRILNSFPHQLSGGQQQRIVIAMALMANPALLILDEPTTALDVTVEAAVVDLVKDLGKKYGTSMLFISHNLGLILETCDRLCVMYSGEAVETGSIEDVFDEMQHPYTQALFRSIPLPGADKNARPLVAIPGNFPLPHERPKGCNFGPHCDYFQPGLCDAQDIRMRKIPGDDRHGSRCLRFEEIDWNAPVEKADQTEKPEPGRVVLNMDNLKKYYEVAASALFGGKNKKVVKANEDLSFEAREGETLAIVGESGCGKSTFAKVLMGLETATDGTILLDNREIQDIEIQDRDTKTVADVQMVFQNPFDTLNPSMTVGRQIIRALEIFGVGDTEDARKQRMLELLDLVKLPRAFANRMPRQLSGGQKQRVGIARAFAGDARIVVADEPVSALDVSVQAAVTDLLMEIQRQNQTTLLFISHDLSIVRYLSDRVMVMYLGHVVELGTTDEVFSPPYHPYTEALLSAVPIADTSIQKERIVLDGDIPSAMNPPPGCPFQTRCRWKSEVPGNLCETQVPPQRKTPTGHQIKCHLSEESFARMGPVIKMAAE; encoded by the coding sequence ATGACCGAGACCTATGACGGCCCAATCCTCGAGATCGAGAACCTTTCGATCTCCTTCTTCACGCGCCTGCGGGAAATCCCGGCAGTGATGGATTTCTCCTGCACCGTGATGCCTGGCGAGGCCATGGGACTGGTCGGAGAATCCGGCTGCGGCAAGTCCACCGTTGCCCTGGGGGTGATGCAGGATCTCGGCGTGAACGGCCGCATCGTCGGCGGCACCATCAAGTTCAAGGGCCGCGACCTGAACACCATGAGCCCCGAAGAGCTCCGCCGCATCCGCGGCAAGGAGATCGCCATGATCTACCAGGAGCCCATGGCCTCGCTCAATCCGGCCATGCGGATCGGCAAGCAGCTCATGGAGGTGCCGATGATCCACGAAGGCGTCTCCGAAGACGTCGCCTACCAGCGTGCCCTCGACGTGGTCACCGACGTGCGCCTGCCGGACCCCAAGCGCATCCTGAACAGCTTTCCGCACCAGCTCAGCGGCGGCCAGCAGCAGCGCATCGTCATCGCCATGGCGCTGATGGCCAACCCGGCGCTGCTGATCCTGGACGAGCCGACCACGGCGCTCGATGTGACCGTCGAGGCCGCGGTGGTCGATCTGGTGAAGGACCTGGGCAAGAAATACGGCACCTCGATGCTGTTCATCTCCCACAATCTCGGCCTGATCCTGGAGACCTGCGACCGGCTCTGCGTGATGTATTCCGGCGAGGCGGTCGAGACCGGCTCGATCGAGGACGTGTTCGACGAGATGCAGCACCCCTACACGCAGGCGCTGTTCCGCTCGATCCCCCTGCCCGGCGCCGACAAGAACGCCCGCCCCCTGGTGGCCATCCCGGGCAACTTCCCCCTGCCCCATGAGCGGCCCAAAGGCTGCAATTTCGGGCCGCACTGCGACTATTTCCAACCCGGGCTCTGCGACGCCCAGGACATCCGCATGCGCAAGATCCCCGGCGACGACCGCCACGGCTCCCGCTGCCTGCGCTTCGAGGAGATCGACTGGAACGCCCCGGTCGAGAAGGCCGACCAGACCGAGAAGCCCGAGCCGGGCCGCGTCGTGCTGAATATGGACAACCTCAAGAAATACTACGAGGTCGCGGCCTCGGCCCTCTTCGGCGGCAAGAACAAGAAGGTGGTGAAGGCCAACGAGGATCTCAGCTTCGAGGCGCGCGAGGGCGAAACCCTCGCCATCGTCGGCGAGAGCGGCTGCGGCAAATCCACCTTCGCCAAGGTCCTCATGGGGCTGGAGACCGCCACCGACGGCACCATCCTGCTCGACAACCGCGAGATCCAGGACATCGAGATCCAGGACCGCGACACCAAGACCGTGGCCGATGTGCAGATGGTATTCCAGAACCCGTTCGACACGCTCAACCCGTCGATGACCGTGGGCCGCCAGATCATCCGGGCGTTGGAGATCTTCGGCGTGGGCGATACCGAGGACGCCCGCAAGCAGCGGATGCTGGAGCTGCTGGATCTGGTGAAGCTGCCCCGTGCCTTCGCCAACCGCATGCCCCGGCAGCTCTCGGGCGGCCAAAAACAGCGCGTCGGCATCGCCCGCGCCTTTGCCGGGGATGCCCGCATCGTGGTGGCCGACGAGCCGGTCAGCGCGCTCGACGTCTCGGTGCAGGCCGCGGTCACCGACCTGCTGATGGAGATCCAGCGCCAGAACCAGACCACGCTCCTGTTCATCTCCCATGACCTGAGCATCGTGCGGTACCTCAGTGACCGGGTGATGGTGATGTATCTCGGCCATGTGGTCGAATTGGGCACCACCGACGAGGTCTTCTCGCCCCCCTATCATCCCTATACCGAGGCACTGCTCTCGGCCGTGCCGATCGCCGACACCAGCATCCAGAAGGAGCGGATCGTGCTCGATGGCGACATCCCCTCGGCGATGAACCCGCCGCCGGGCTGCCCGTTCCAGACCCGCTGCCGCTGGAAATCCGAAGTGCCCGGAAACCTGTGCGAAACCCAGGTCCCGCCCCAGCGCAAGACCCCCACCGGCCACCAGATCAAATGCCACCTGAGCGAAGAGAGCTTCGCCAGAATGGGCCCGGTCATCAAGATGGCGGCGGAGTGA
- a CDS encoding GcvT family protein → MKSHTQVCVIGGGVVGCSVLYHLTKLGWSDVMLLERSELTSGSTWHAAGGFHTLNGDTNMAALQGYTIGLYKELEALTGLSCGLHHVGGITLADTPERFDMLKAERAKHRYMGLETEILGPAEIKAMADLVNTDGILGGLYDPLDGHLDPSGTTHAYAKAAKLGGAQIHTHTMVTATTPNPDGTWTVETDKGTVIAEHLVNAGGLWAREVAAMAGVYLPLLPMAHQYIVTDDIPEIYTRATEFPHVIDPGGESYLRQEGRGLCIGFYEKPCEAWSVDGTPWDFGHELLNDQFEKIEDSIAFAYRRFPVLETAGVKSVIHGPFTFAPDGNPLVGPVPGLRNYWSACAVMAGFSQGGGVGLALAQWMIEGETERDPRAMDVARFGRWTTPGYTVPKVIENYQNRFSVSYPNEELPAARPFRTTAMYDIWDGMGAVFGQTYGLEVVNYFAPEGAPRFETPSFRRSNAWGAVKAEVMAVRTGVGINELQNFGKFRVTGPGARAWLDRIMAGRIPAPRRLSLSPMLAPSGRLIGDFTISCLSETEFQLTASYGAQDYHLRWFQTHLDDGVTVENISDARTGFQIAGPRAREVLAACTRADVSAEAFRFFDVAPMTIGMAHCLVQRVSYTGDLGYEIYCSPTEQRHLFHTLWEAGQPHGIRPFGMRAMMSLRLDKFFGAWSREYSPDYTAAETGLDRFIHFGKNTAFIGRNAAEAERATPPARQLCAFEVAATDADVVAYEPISLDGEVVGFCTSGGYAHFTGKSIALGFVPREMAQDGLEASIEILGDHCPATLITTPLFDPDGARMRG, encoded by the coding sequence ATGAAATCCCACACTCAGGTCTGCGTGATCGGCGGCGGTGTTGTCGGCTGTTCGGTGCTCTACCACCTGACGAAGCTTGGCTGGTCCGACGTGATGCTGCTGGAGCGCTCCGAACTGACCTCCGGCTCCACCTGGCACGCGGCGGGGGGCTTTCACACCCTGAACGGCGACACCAACATGGCCGCCCTGCAAGGCTACACCATCGGGCTCTACAAGGAGTTGGAGGCACTGACCGGCCTGTCCTGCGGTCTGCACCACGTGGGCGGCATCACCCTGGCCGACACTCCCGAGCGCTTCGACATGCTCAAGGCCGAGCGCGCCAAGCACCGCTACATGGGGCTGGAGACCGAGATCCTCGGCCCGGCCGAGATCAAGGCCATGGCCGATCTGGTCAACACCGACGGGATCCTCGGCGGGCTCTACGACCCGCTCGACGGCCATCTCGACCCCTCGGGCACGACCCACGCCTATGCCAAGGCCGCCAAACTCGGCGGCGCGCAGATCCACACGCACACCATGGTCACCGCGACCACACCGAACCCCGACGGCACCTGGACCGTCGAGACCGACAAGGGCACCGTGATCGCCGAACACTTGGTCAATGCCGGCGGCCTCTGGGCGCGGGAGGTCGCGGCGATGGCGGGTGTCTACCTGCCGCTTCTGCCCATGGCGCACCAGTATATCGTCACCGACGACATTCCCGAGATCTACACCCGCGCCACCGAGTTCCCCCATGTGATCGACCCCGGCGGCGAAAGCTACCTCCGGCAAGAAGGCCGCGGCCTCTGCATCGGGTTCTACGAGAAACCCTGCGAGGCGTGGTCCGTGGACGGCACGCCCTGGGACTTCGGGCACGAATTGCTCAACGACCAGTTCGAGAAGATCGAGGATAGCATCGCCTTCGCCTACCGCCGCTTCCCGGTGCTGGAAACCGCAGGGGTCAAATCGGTGATCCACGGCCCCTTCACCTTCGCCCCCGACGGCAACCCGCTCGTCGGTCCCGTGCCGGGGCTGCGCAACTACTGGTCGGCCTGCGCGGTCATGGCGGGCTTTTCGCAAGGGGGCGGCGTGGGCCTGGCGCTCGCGCAATGGATGATCGAGGGCGAGACCGAACGCGACCCCCGCGCCATGGACGTCGCCCGCTTCGGGCGCTGGACGACGCCGGGCTACACGGTCCCCAAGGTAATCGAGAACTACCAGAACCGCTTTTCCGTCAGCTACCCCAACGAGGAACTGCCCGCCGCGCGCCCCTTCCGCACCACGGCGATGTACGACATCTGGGACGGCATGGGCGCGGTCTTCGGCCAGACCTACGGGCTGGAGGTCGTCAACTACTTCGCCCCTGAAGGCGCGCCGCGCTTCGAAACCCCAAGCTTCCGCCGCTCCAACGCCTGGGGCGCGGTGAAGGCCGAGGTCATGGCCGTGCGCACTGGCGTCGGCATCAACGAGTTGCAGAATTTCGGCAAGTTCCGCGTGACCGGCCCCGGCGCGCGGGCCTGGCTCGACCGGATCATGGCCGGCCGCATCCCCGCCCCCCGACGCCTGTCGCTCAGCCCGATGCTCGCACCCTCGGGGCGGCTGATCGGGGATTTCACCATCTCCTGCCTTTCGGAGACCGAGTTCCAGCTCACCGCCTCCTACGGCGCGCAGGACTATCACCTGCGGTGGTTCCAGACCCATCTCGACGACGGCGTCACTGTGGAAAACATCTCGGATGCGCGCACGGGGTTCCAGATCGCCGGACCCAGGGCCCGCGAGGTGCTGGCCGCCTGCACCCGCGCGGATGTCTCGGCGGAGGCGTTCCGCTTCTTCGACGTGGCGCCCATGACCATCGGCATGGCCCACTGCCTCGTCCAACGGGTCAGCTACACGGGCGATCTGGGCTACGAGATCTACTGCAGCCCGACCGAACAGCGCCACCTCTTCCACACGCTCTGGGAGGCCGGACAACCCCATGGCATCCGCCCTTTCGGGATGCGCGCCATGATGTCCCTGCGGCTCGACAAGTTCTTCGGGGCCTGGAGCCGCGAGTATTCGCCCGACTACACCGCCGCCGAGACCGGGCTCGACCGGTTCATCCATTTCGGCAAGAACACCGCCTTCATCGGCCGCAACGCGGCGGAGGCGGAGCGCGCCACGCCCCCCGCGCGCCAACTCTGCGCCTTCGAGGTCGCCGCCACCGACGCGGATGTCGTGGCCTACGAGCCGATCTCGCTGGACGGCGAGGTCGTGGGCTTCTGCACCTCGGGGGGCTACGCGCATTTCACAGGCAAATCCATCGCCCTGGGCTTCGTGCCGCGCGAAATGGCCCAGGACGGGCTGGAGGCCAGCATCGAGATCCTCGGCGACCATTGCCCGGCCACCCTGATCACCACACCGCTCTTCGATCCGGACGGGGCCCGCATGCGCGGCTGA
- a CDS encoding TRAP transporter small permease has product MIAPTWEARTGRALEALARAMAYGGGLVLVAIAVITVASIIGRALIGLGLGPITGDFELVEAGCAVAIFAFLPWCQLKRGHVTVDIFVDRLPPRIHALTGLIGDGLIALAAGVIFWRLWLGFGEKFPYGSEGLREALGMGFKPFFPETTYELELPVWIPYALAVTGAAVFLVVALYTVWRSLNWVLAGREGRA; this is encoded by the coding sequence ATGATCGCACCCACCTGGGAGGCCCGGACGGGCCGGGCGCTGGAAGCGCTGGCGCGCGCCATGGCCTATGGCGGCGGGCTGGTGCTGGTGGCGATTGCGGTGATCACCGTGGCGTCGATCATCGGGCGGGCGCTGATCGGGCTGGGCCTGGGGCCGATCACCGGGGATTTCGAGCTGGTGGAGGCGGGCTGCGCGGTGGCGATCTTCGCGTTTCTGCCCTGGTGCCAGCTCAAGCGCGGGCATGTGACGGTGGATATCTTCGTGGACCGGCTGCCGCCGCGGATCCATGCGCTGACCGGGCTGATCGGTGACGGGCTGATCGCGCTGGCGGCGGGCGTGATCTTCTGGCGGCTGTGGCTGGGGTTCGGGGAGAAGTTTCCCTATGGCTCCGAGGGGCTGCGGGAGGCGCTCGGGATGGGCTTCAAGCCGTTCTTTCCCGAGACGACCTATGAGCTGGAGCTGCCGGTGTGGATCCCTTATGCGCTGGCGGTGACCGGGGCGGCGGTGTTCCTGGTCGTGGCGCTCTATACGGTGTGGCGCAGCCTGAACTGGGTGCTTGCCGGGCGGGAGGGCCGGGCATGA
- a CDS encoding BCCT family transporter — MPVKPPVTDLPIRTADSGFYKGFTKDVAITGKLLVGGLILWAIAFPDQAASVLGALNSIILATFNIWYVYTMAFFVILCFALALWPTAGKLRLGHDDDRPEFSNFSWFSMMFGAGIGIGMLTFATAEPMYHFGANPATIMGDTEGSTAGNVRDAYIWSFTHWGLAAWASYAIVGLALGYFCYRRGLPLTIRSALTPIFGNKLSGPVGHVVDIVAVVATVLGVSQTLGFGVEQFIAGLSRIGVGDWLYTATADGGQTSSTMGIIVALCVIMGLSTLSALSGVGKGIKWLSNLNMGLSFFVLIFFLIFGSTFFGLQTLFVGMFDYLVSIPGNIFTVWVGAPAEAIIASVPASVQALPAEDLAAMVESATSPWGTLASFTEGLPASAAALPAADIAAVYAAATENRLSGWQGAWTIFYWAWWIAFAPFVGVFLARISKGRTVREYVLGAMIIPAIMCFVWFALVGGTAIDLELRGVADGAIQGAGQADQLFAMLAVMLSEGLAYAMSVLIVILLLTYLVTSADSAVLIINTINAAGDEGPKARPHILFWGAALALVVGGLIIAGGLGAIQTAMVIGALPFSVVMVLMGLSLIKAVYRDGLRLKHGLPATHVEPADTDAAPTPAE, encoded by the coding sequence ATGCCAGTCAAACCGCCGGTCACAGACCTGCCAATTCGAACCGCCGACAGCGGATTTTACAAGGGCTTCACCAAGGACGTCGCGATCACCGGGAAACTCCTGGTCGGCGGGCTGATCCTCTGGGCCATCGCCTTCCCGGACCAGGCCGCCAGCGTGCTCGGCGCGCTGAACTCGATCATCTTGGCCACATTCAACATCTGGTACGTCTACACGATGGCGTTCTTCGTCATCCTGTGCTTCGCGCTGGCGCTCTGGCCCACGGCGGGCAAGCTGCGGCTGGGGCACGACGATGACAGGCCAGAATTTTCCAATTTCTCGTGGTTCTCGATGATGTTCGGCGCGGGGATCGGGATCGGGATGCTGACCTTCGCAACCGCCGAACCGATGTACCATTTCGGCGCGAACCCGGCCACGATCATGGGCGACACCGAAGGCTCGACCGCCGGAAACGTGCGCGACGCCTATATCTGGTCGTTCACCCATTGGGGCCTCGCGGCCTGGGCGTCCTACGCCATCGTGGGCCTGGCCTTGGGCTATTTCTGCTACCGGCGCGGCCTGCCGCTCACGATCCGCTCGGCGCTCACGCCGATTTTCGGCAACAAGCTCTCGGGCCCCGTGGGGCATGTGGTGGATATCGTGGCCGTCGTGGCGACCGTGCTCGGCGTGTCCCAGACCCTAGGTTTCGGGGTCGAACAATTCATCGCCGGTCTCAGCCGGATCGGCGTCGGCGACTGGCTCTACACGGCCACGGCCGATGGGGGGCAGACCTCCTCGACCATGGGGATCATCGTCGCCCTGTGCGTGATCATGGGCCTGTCGACCCTGTCTGCGCTCTCGGGCGTGGGCAAGGGCATCAAGTGGCTGTCGAACCTCAACATGGGGCTCAGCTTCTTCGTGCTGATCTTCTTCCTGATCTTCGGCTCGACCTTCTTCGGTCTGCAAACCCTGTTCGTGGGCATGTTCGACTACCTGGTGTCGATCCCCGGCAATATCTTCACGGTCTGGGTCGGGGCACCGGCCGAGGCGATCATCGCCAGCGTACCGGCGTCGGTGCAGGCCCTGCCGGCCGAGGATCTCGCCGCCATGGTCGAGAGCGCGACCAGCCCCTGGGGCACCCTCGCGTCCTTCACCGAGGGGCTTCCGGCCAGCGCCGCGGCCCTGCCCGCAGCCGACATCGCGGCGGTCTATGCCGCGGCGACCGAGAATCGCCTGTCGGGCTGGCAAGGGGCCTGGACGATCTTCTACTGGGCCTGGTGGATCGCGTTCGCGCCCTTCGTGGGCGTGTTCCTGGCGCGCATCTCCAAGGGCCGCACGGTGCGTGAATACGTGCTGGGCGCGATGATCATCCCGGCGATCATGTGCTTTGTATGGTTCGCCCTCGTGGGCGGCACGGCGATCGACCTCGAACTTCGCGGCGTGGCCGATGGCGCGATCCAGGGGGCGGGTCAGGCTGACCAGCTCTTCGCGATGCTGGCGGTGATGCTGTCCGAGGGGCTGGCCTATGCCATGTCAGTGCTGATCGTGATCCTGCTCTTGACCTACCTGGTGACCTCTGCCGACAGCGCGGTGCTGATCATCAACACGATCAACGCCGCGGGCGACGAGGGTCCCAAGGCCCGCCCGCATATCCTGTTCTGGGGCGCGGCCCTGGCGCTGGTGGTGGGCGGTCTGATCATCGCGGGCGGCCTGGGCGCGATCCAGACGGCCATGGTGATCGGGGCGCTGCCCTTCTCGGTGGTGATGGTCCTGATGGGCCTGTCCCTGATCAAGGCGGTCTACCGCGACGGGCTGCGGCTCAAGCACGGGCTGCCCGCCACCCATGTGGAGCCGGCGGACACGGACGCCGCCCCCACCCCCGCGGAATGA
- a CDS encoding TRAP transporter large permease, which yields MSGVELALTGFALMLGAIFLRVPIAVAMGLTGFIGTWVVLGHPNATLSQMKTLTYDTFSSYSLSIVPLFLLMGQFATKSGMSAALFQAASDWLGHRKGGVAMAAVGACAGFGAVCGSSLATASTMGQVALPEMKKRGYSDSLSTGVLAAGGTLGILIPPSVILVIYAILTQQNIVKMFIAALIPGIIAALGYMLTVAIYVRVKPDAATTAPRIPMADRMRTLWRIWPVVVIFGLVMGGIAGDWNWAQDGVQALFTPTEGAAVGAVATGIYGWATGGLTWKGLLESILETAQASAMIFFIVLGAQLFNSFLAFTQAPQQLAEWVTAQGFAPLVVLSAMLVCYLIFGCVMDSLSMILLTIPIFFPIVMALDFGLTPEQAAIWFGILALIVVEVGLITPPVGMNLFIINSMARDVPMGRTYRGVAPFVASDLVRVVILVAFPGITLWLVGVMF from the coding sequence ATGAGCGGCGTGGAGCTGGCGCTCACGGGCTTTGCGCTGATGCTGGGGGCGATTTTTTTGCGGGTGCCGATCGCGGTGGCCATGGGGCTTACCGGGTTCATCGGGACCTGGGTCGTGCTGGGGCATCCCAACGCGACCCTGAGCCAGATGAAGACGCTGACCTATGACACGTTTTCGAGCTATTCGCTGTCCATCGTGCCGCTCTTCCTGCTGATGGGGCAGTTCGCCACGAAGTCGGGCATGTCGGCGGCGCTGTTCCAGGCGGCGTCGGACTGGCTGGGGCACCGCAAGGGCGGGGTGGCGATGGCAGCCGTGGGGGCCTGCGCGGGGTTCGGGGCGGTGTGCGGGTCGTCGCTGGCCACGGCTTCGACCATGGGGCAGGTGGCCCTGCCGGAGATGAAGAAGCGCGGCTATTCCGACAGTCTCAGCACCGGGGTGCTGGCGGCGGGGGGCACGCTGGGCATCCTGATCCCGCCTTCGGTGATCCTGGTGATCTATGCGATCCTGACCCAGCAGAACATCGTCAAGATGTTCATCGCCGCGCTCATCCCGGGCATCATCGCGGCCCTTGGCTACATGCTGACCGTGGCGATCTATGTGCGCGTGAAACCGGACGCGGCCACCACCGCGCCGCGCATTCCCATGGCCGACCGGATGCGGACCCTGTGGCGGATCTGGCCGGTGGTGGTGATCTTCGGTCTGGTGATGGGGGGCATTGCGGGGGACTGGAACTGGGCGCAGGACGGGGTGCAGGCGCTGTTCACGCCCACCGAGGGCGCGGCGGTGGGCGCGGTGGCCACGGGGATCTACGGCTGGGCCACGGGGGGGTTGACCTGGAAAGGGTTGCTCGAGTCGATCCTGGAGACCGCGCAGGCCTCGGCGATGATCTTCTTCATCGTGCTGGGCGCGCAGCTCTTCAATTCCTTCCTTGCGTTCACACAGGCGCCGCAGCAGCTGGCCGAATGGGTGACGGCCCAGGGCTTCGCGCCGCTGGTGGTGCTGTCGGCGATGCTGGTCTGCTACCTGATCTTCGGTTGCGTGATGGACAGCCTGTCGATGATCCTGCTGACCATCCCGATCTTCTTTCCCATCGTCATGGCACTGGATTTCGGCCTGACGCCCGAGCAGGCAGCGATCTGGTTCGGCATTCTCGCGCTGATCGTGGTGGAGGTCGGGCTGATCACGCCGCCGGTGGGGATGAACCTGTTCATCATCAACTCCATGGCGCGCGACGTGCCCATGGGCCGGACCTATCGCGGGGTGGCGCCCTTTGTCGCCTCGGACCTGGTGCGGGTGGTGATCCTCGTGGCCTTTCCGGGGATCACGCTGTGGCTGGTCGGCGTGATGTTCTAG